A region of the Arachis hypogaea cultivar Tifrunner chromosome 15, arahy.Tifrunner.gnm2.J5K5, whole genome shotgun sequence genome:
GCATTCAGTAGAGAATGTGAGAACAGATGCTGCCGTGGCCTAttattggcttagaataaaagATGAAGTTTCTTTGTTGAAAACTTCATTCTGTGATGATAATAAGCTCTGAATATGTTGGTTGTGTTTGTTTTTCTTGGTGGGTAATAGAGTACCTATGTTGAGCTAATGAGCTATGCATCCCTTTTTGTGTCGAAAATTATGACCTACGGATAGCTtccatttttctttatttgttttgcAACTTTTTGCCTAACAAATATATCTCTGGCAGATTCAGTGAGGTGGACTCCGTACTTGAAAATTGAAAAATGCCTAACTATATGAATATGATGAACACAAGTTGATGCATAAATTAATTATCAGTAATCACTAATCTTTTTACATTGACACTTGACATGAAAGCTTCTTTGGATAAGTATTCTGATGGACGAAAAGTACCTTAGGAACTAGTATGAGTCTCGAAGTGTAAGTTCAAGGACAAAATTGGATAACTATTAATTTCAAAGACCACTTTGAGACTCGAGTACAACTTCAAAAACCACTTTGAAGCTTAATTCTATCAAGCAATCACAAAGAGTACATTGTCAAACAGTACCTGCTGCATAGGGACAAACTAGACCTATTTATGGGAGAGTTCCAAATTGAATGATCAACATTACACCAGAAAAAATACGttatctaatttttataatttacaattttaaataaGAATAAGATtcataattagaaaataaatattttcttaataatgGAGGAAATCCATGAAACatgtattttgaaaaaaaaaactatgtttGAGAAATGTGAATTATTATCTTTAATATTCGAATAAATGAATTTTCGATAGTTAATATTTGAATATTTCAACTAAAAagtaattttaagataaaaattgtaAAAAGGTGATTGCATTTTGTTAAGAGATAATTAATACAcaattttatgctattttttgaTAGGGTCACACTCGGACCTCaaccctttctttttctttttatctataccagtttagaaataaaaattttataagaaacAAAATTTGTAAACTTTTTTTGCCATATCATCCAACATTTCTTGGCCGCTAAGGAAGACTTGCGTGTTGCTCAATGCTCGGTCCTAGACATAATATTGCAACTTCTATGATTTTAACCTTGGAGGCCTTATCATCGCCCCAAAAGttgatgctattttttttttggtgactaaaaaaGTTGATGCTATAATCACCTGGATGTTATCCGCAGATTGCAGACAATAGTACAATACAATACATCATGTCTAAGTTCATTTTTCAGAAGGTATTCACAAACCTCGACCAGAAATATTAATACAAACATTGGTCTTGTTGTCTACAACAATAGAGTCAGACATTACCAATCATAATTAGCTACTTAAGCTCATGTTTTGCGAGTGTTTACCttctttgaaaattaatgttgtactGAGAATAATGCCTCTGCGCATCGGCTCCTGTGTGCTGCTGGCTTGATTTTTCTTCGGGGAAGATTGAAGAGTTCATCGTTGACTGTGGTGATGAGTGTTGTGTCGGGGGGAAGAACGAAGGGCTCATTGATGGCGGTTGTGCCGGCATGGGTTTATCTGCTATGTGACTTAGGGAGAGGAAGGGCTGGCTCATTGATGGCGGTTGTGCCGGCATGGGTTTATCTGCTATGTGACTTAGAGAGAGGAAGGAAGGGCTCATTGATGGCGGTTGTGTCGGCACAGATTTCTCTGCCATGTGACTTCGGGAGAGGAAGGAAGGGCTCAATGATGGTGGTTGTGTCGGCACAGATTTCTCTGCCATGTGACTTCCGGAGAGGAAGGAAGGGCTCATTGATGGTGGTTGTGGCGGCACGGATTTCTCTGCCATGTGACTTCCGGAGAGGAAGGAAGGGCTCATTGATGGTGGTTGTGGCGGCACGGATTTCTCGGCCATGTGACTTCCGGAGAGGAAGGAAGGGCTCATTGATGGTGGTTGTGGCGGAACGGATTTCTCTGCCATGTGACTTCGGGAGAGGAACGAAGGGCTCATTGATGGTGGTTGTGGCGGCACGGATTTCTCTGCCATGTGACTTTGGGAGAGGAACGAATGGCTCAATGATGGTGGTTGTGGCGGCATGGATTTCTCTGCCATGTGACTTTGGGACAGGAAGGAATGGCTCAATGATGGTTGTGGCAGCACGGATTTCTCTGCTATGTGACTTCGGGATAGGAACGAAGGGCTCATTGATGGTGGTTGTGGCGGCATGGATTTCTCTGCCATGTGACTTCGGGAGATGCTGGAAGATCCGATTTCCGGTAATGCCGAGCCACCATTTCTCTGGTCATGTCGGTTCGCATGTTCCGGGAAACATCCTTGCTCTGCCATATTTTCCTCAACTTGGATATCTCCCGTGAGTGTCTTAAATGCAAATTCTAAGCATGGGTCTGACCAAGTATCCATGAAGGAAACACAAAACTCTCTTTCAGAGTTATCACGGTTCGTAGCTTCTGTTCCAGGCTGTGCTTGTTCTGCAATAGAATTATCCTCAAGAATCTGTTCATCTTCTGTGAATGGGTCGTCAAAAAAGAGTGTGTTTATATCAATTTGCGTCATATTCCCAGCTTCAACATGTAGAGATTGTCCCCCATCAGAGTTCCTTGTTATTTTGCCTTCATCACCGCAAGACACACTACTTGCAAATGCAGGATCACTTTGATAGGATGTAGGGTTGGATCTCAACTCAGGTTGCCCTTGCCCTAAGCATTGTTCCGATGGCCGGCAAACTGGTGCATTAAGCACTTCCTTGATCTGGCAATGATTGTTGTTATCGGCAGCAGCATTACTGCTCTTCTGCACTGCATTCTCCGACAATTCCTCATTTGGTGGGTCATTGACATCAAGTGTCACAACAGGCACATTGGCAGTATCAACAGTCACCGAACCAGTGAGAGTCTTAACTGCAAATTCTACACATGGATCCGACCAGTTGTCCCCAAACTGTACAGGGAACTGTGGCTCTGATCTCTCATTAATACTTTCAGCTTCAGGCCCCCGTTGTTGTTCATTGGGAACAGGTTGTGATTTTTGCAACTCATCACCATTCGATGATTCACCACATTTGCTAGTTTTCAACATGTCAGATGCATGAACAATAAGGTTGGATGATTCTTCCCCAGCATGAAGCTTCCCGGATGCTCCATTAGTTAAAATCTCATTTGCATCTGGTTTAATCTTACCTGATTTTCTAGTGGAATATTCAGGTGCTGTTTCAGTAGGAAGTACCTCAGGATCATGGCCAGAAAGTCGCTTAGACAATCGCGTAGGCACTTTAggctctttcttcttcttggattTACTTGAATTTACCTTGGGTTTTTTGTCACTGTTGCTTCCTGTAACATTCTTAAACACATCATTTTCAGGCAACTTATCTGTTTCAGAAATCACTATAGGTCTGTTGGCAACTGAATCCTCTGCAGGTAATGTGCCAGTGAGGGTCTTAATTGCAAACTCCAAACTTGGGTCAGACCAAGAATAATGGAATGCAAGAGATTGCTGAAGTTCTGATTTCTCATCATTCATTTCCTCATTTTTACGTTTATCCAGTTTATCTTTGGTTACAGGCAAGGTTTGGGGGTGTTTCCTCCCTCTGGTGGATGACAATCCATTCATTGATCCATGTTCTACAAGCTTCAACCCTGCCTCACCATCACATGAAAGCAAGTTTGTATTGATCCCACTTTTAGACTTTTTGCTTTTATTATATTCCGGAGCTGTTTCATAGGAGAGGGAGTTGCTCATCAGCTCAGGCTCAGATCCAGCAAGTCTTTTTGATGCTCGCCGAGGAACCGAAGGCTCTTTCTTGTTGCTGGATTTGTTCAAGTCAGGACAAATTTCTCCACTTTTAGCAATCTCACTTGCAAGCAATTTGGATTCTTTCAAAAAGTGATCGTCAGCGGCCAAACCCTGACTAcctcttctcaagtttcttcttggaACTTCAAGGCACTGTTCACTGGTCAGGCTGTTAGTCAATTGGTCAGGTTCTGCTGCAGCAAGTCTCGGCGAAGACCGGTGAGCCACACTGAACCCCCTGTTTTTTGATACAGTAGGGTTACTGTGATTCTTCTTACTAGCATTTTCAACCACATTGACAACATCATTCTTATTTTGCACATCATCTGCACAATTTAAGTGGAACTCTAGAATCAGCAGGGAACTTTTTTACTCTTTTGAAGATTTTTCCCATTTTTCTGAAGATTCAATTTGAACAAAATACCAATATACCTGGATCAGACATTTTCTTTGTTTTGCGAGGGTATGCAACTCCATTCTTTAACGATTGAATTTGGCCAATAGATTCCCCTGTAGGTACAAAAGGAGCCATCATTCCAGAAGACACCTCCACATGTTGCCTTTTTTCTGAGCTGTTAGCATCTGGCAATTCTAAGCTGCTTTCATCGGATATTTCTTTGCCTGCAGTAACAAGTTTGCAGTTGGAAATTTTAGATGTAAATGGAATATACTTTTATCATTATGATTTGAATCAACTTGTGGCAAAAGTCATAAGCTGATTCTAAATATAATCATCAAAGATTTCTTACCAGCAAAAAGTTGTCGGTTAATTCCAGACTGCTTTATTTTCTGCTTTTTGACTGTAGAGGCCGGCTAATTtgaacaaaaagaaaattcacaGAATTACTTTCACCTTCATTTCTCACATTGAAAAATGGAACTTCAGATTTGTTAAGAGGAAACAAAATACAACATGCTAATAGGACCCTTTATAAGAGGATACTATGCAAGTAGGCAAATTCTAATGATGGAAACTTATCACTTGCTAAAACTAAGTGGGAGTCACAGTTCATGAAAGATAATCTCTCGAACTGCTtgaattagataatttaaaaactaCCAGATTCCAAGTAgacacttttaagttttaacaggGCAGCACAAAGATAACTGAAATAATTATGTGCATGTAATTATCTTCTGTAAGATTATCTATCTTTATCAAGGCAGAAActgttttcaaaacaaatctcaaGTCTTATAAGATGACAAAAATTTCTTCCTTCCTTTAATCTTTAAATGTCATGCAGTTTGGACAACTAGAAATTAGGCGTACTCAGAGACAGCTAGGATTGTAGAGTAGCACAAGTTGAGAAAGCAAGCCTTACAGATAATTTATCTTCATCTTGAATTTCCCGTTTAAATGGTTTAATCGCACACGAACTTATATCTCCAGACTCGAGATACCGCAGTGCATCCTTCTTGGAACGGAATACATATCCACTCTCTGGATCTATATATAACTGTCAGGATATAACCCAGTCAAAATCTATATAAGCACTAAGCATTTGAGAGAACTGTTAATTCAGTGTATTAcacaataattaatataataaccaATGTCCAGTTCCATGAAGGGGAGAGTGAGGGGGAAGAAGAGAATGAGTAATTCTAGATTTGGTGGGAAAAAGCAATACTACAAAAATGTCCACCACCACTtccatatttaaaaaataagagtTGCACTTTGCAGTGGAGCTGGGAAGCAAAGCATGAATCTCTATCAGGCATCAAATGAAAATTCATACCAAATCTTTTCTATTggttttgctgttcttcctttctTTGACTTCTATTATCCAGCCAGGTGGTAAATCCTCAGCTGTGGACTTCTCCGCCCTGGGCTTCTCAACTGTGGACTTCTCAGCCCCAGGCTTCTCAGCTGTGGACTTCTCAGACCTGGGCTTCCCAGTTGTGGACTTCTCACCCCTGGGCTTCCCAGCCTTGGGCTTCCCAGCCGTGGGCTTCCCAGCCGTGGACTTCTCAGCCACGGAATTCTCAGTCCTGGATGTCTCAACCATGGGCTTCTCAAGTGCATCCTAAAATAAAACAATCAACACACCAAACATTGAAAAGCTACATATGGGAAAACTATTCATCTAAGATAATTTGCATCTTCTAAATTCTAACAATATTCAATAGGCTAAATAGAGGCTCACAAAGATAATGAAGTTCACAAATAAAaacttgaagaagaaaaagaaaactagaGATACAAACATTGTTTGGAGAATGGATGGTATTGGATTCCTCCTTTCTGGAATTGCAGTTGTTGCCCTTTATAGTTTCAAGATACCGTAACACTTCTAATTTGGAGTAGAATTTCTTTCCATGCGGATTAATGTAACACTGCAACAATAAACATGGATACAATACAGTGGGCAACTAAAACAAAACAACACCTTGATACTTCAActgaagagtagaagaaaacaaAATGCACTGGATACAGAATTACGTGGTCACATCAAGTGGAGATTGTAGCTTTTGTCAATGAACCATTACAAGTAATTTGTGAGTGGTCTCAAATATGTCCCAAACTCAGTTCATACCAATTAAGGACAACTGATGAAAAGCCAGGCACATAGAACAAAATTACAGTTCAACCAAATGCTGAAGTTATGATTGTAATTAAGAATGAAGTGCATATTTTAAGCATATGTCTGGGTGATCGCCTGATGTTCCTGCCATGAACAATGCAAAAACTGAGCAGTTTAAATAATGAAATTATGAGTGTATAGAATCTGTGTTTCAAGGCTAGATATCTGAAGTGTGAGCAGGTTATGACTTGCAGAATCAATGATGCATCTGCGGGAATGTTAAGATGCCAACGACCAGCAATGAGACATTTAGGAATCATAAGAGGGTTAATACAGCGATAATAAAGAAATAACATGATAGAAGATGGTCAAAATGAAGTTGCCATTTTCTAATTGGCtgcaaaaaaaatatccaaaacataacttaaaaaaaaaaaactttaactaC
Encoded here:
- the LOC112749641 gene encoding uncharacterized protein isoform X1; the encoded protein is MGETQLEESEATNRQISSNTKSNSKLIVEKTFERPEWLPDGWNVDFKTRKSGSAMGQGYKCYINPHGKKFYSKLEVLRYLETIKGNNCNSRKEESNTIHSPNNDALEKPMVETSRTENSVAEKSTAGKPTAGKPKAGKPRGEKSTTGKPRSEKSTAEKPGAEKSTVEKPRAEKSTAEDLPPGWIIEVKERKNSKTNRKDLLYIDPESGYVFRSKKDALRYLESGDISSCAIKPFKREIQDEDKLSPASTVKKQKIKQSGINRQLFAGKEISDESSLELPDANSSEKRQHVEVSSGMMAPFVPTGESIGQIQSLKNGVAYPRKTKKMSDPDDVQNKNDVVNVVENASKKNHSNPTVSKNRGFSVAHRSSPRLAAAEPDQLTNSLTSEQCLEVPRRNLRRGSQGLAADDHFLKESKLLASEIAKSGEICPDLNKSSNKKEPSVPRRASKRLAGSEPELMSNSLSYETAPEYNKSKKSKSGINTNLLSCDGEAGLKLVEHGSMNGLSSTRGRKHPQTLPVTKDKLDKRKNEEMNDEKSELQQSLAFHYSWSDPSLEFAIKTLTGTLPAEDSVANRPIVISETDKLPENDVFKNVTGSNSDKKPKVNSSKSKKKKEPKVPTRLSKRLSGHDPEVLPTETAPEYSTRKSGKIKPDANEILTNGASGKLHAGEESSNLIVHASDMLKTSKCGESSNGDELQKSQPVPNEQQRGPEAESINERSEPQFPVQFGDNWSDPCVEFAVKTLTGSVTVDTANVPVVTLDVNDPPNEELSENAVQKSSNAAADNNNHCQIKEVLNAPVCRPSEQCLGQGQPELRSNPTSYQSDPAFASSVSCGDEGKITRNSDGGQSLHVEAGNMTQIDINTLFFDDPFTEDEQILEDNSIAEQAQPGTEATNRDNSEREFCVSFMDTWSDPCLEFAFKTLTGDIQVEENMAEQGCFPEHANRHDQRNGGSALPEIGSSSISRSHMAEKSMPPQPPSMSPSFLSRSHIAEKSVLPQPSLSHSFLSQSHMAEKSMPPQPPSLSHSFLSQSHMAEKSVPPQPPSMSPSFLSRSHMAEKSVPPQPPSMSPSFLSGSHMAEKSVPPQPPSMSPSFLSGSHMAEKSVPPQPPSMSPSFLSGSHMAEKSVPTQPPSLSPSFLSRSHMAEKSVPTQPPSMSPSFLSLSHIADKPMPAQPPSMSQPFLSLSHIADKPMPAQPPSMSPSFFPPTQHSSPQSTMNSSIFPEEKSSQQHTGADAQRHYSQYNINFQRR
- the LOC112749641 gene encoding uncharacterized protein isoform X2: MVETSRTENSVAEKSTAGKPTAGKPKAGKPRGEKSTTGKPRSEKSTAEKPGAEKSTVEKPRAEKSTAEDLPPGWIIEVKERKNSKTNRKDLLYIDPESGYVFRSKKDALRYLESGDISSCAIKPFKREIQDEDKLSPASTVKKQKIKQSGINRQLFAGKEISDESSLELPDANSSEKRQHVEVSSGMMAPFVPTGESIGQIQSLKNGVAYPRKTKKMSDPDDVQNKNDVVNVVENASKKNHSNPTVSKNRGFSVAHRSSPRLAAAEPDQLTNSLTSEQCLEVPRRNLRRGSQGLAADDHFLKESKLLASEIAKSGEICPDLNKSSNKKEPSVPRRASKRLAGSEPELMSNSLSYETAPEYNKSKKSKSGINTNLLSCDGEAGLKLVEHGSMNGLSSTRGRKHPQTLPVTKDKLDKRKNEEMNDEKSELQQSLAFHYSWSDPSLEFAIKTLTGTLPAEDSVANRPIVISETDKLPENDVFKNVTGSNSDKKPKVNSSKSKKKKEPKVPTRLSKRLSGHDPEVLPTETAPEYSTRKSGKIKPDANEILTNGASGKLHAGEESSNLIVHASDMLKTSKCGESSNGDELQKSQPVPNEQQRGPEAESINERSEPQFPVQFGDNWSDPCVEFAVKTLTGSVTVDTANVPVVTLDVNDPPNEELSENAVQKSSNAAADNNNHCQIKEVLNAPVCRPSEQCLGQGQPELRSNPTSYQSDPAFASSVSCGDEGKITRNSDGGQSLHVEAGNMTQIDINTLFFDDPFTEDEQILEDNSIAEQAQPGTEATNRDNSEREFCVSFMDTWSDPCLEFAFKTLTGDIQVEENMAEQGCFPEHANRHDQRNGGSALPEIGSSSISRSHMAEKSMPPQPPSMSPSFLSRSHIAEKSVLPQPSLSHSFLSQSHMAEKSMPPQPPSLSHSFLSQSHMAEKSVPPQPPSMSPSFLSRSHMAEKSVPPQPPSMSPSFLSGSHMAEKSVPPQPPSMSPSFLSGSHMAEKSVPPQPPSMSPSFLSGSHMAEKSVPTQPPSLSPSFLSRSHMAEKSVPTQPPSMSPSFLSLSHIADKPMPAQPPSMSQPFLSLSHIADKPMPAQPPSMSPSFFPPTQHSSPQSTMNSSIFPEEKSSQQHTGADAQRHYSQYNINFQRR